Proteins encoded by one window of Venturia canescens isolate UGA chromosome 2, ASM1945775v1, whole genome shotgun sequence:
- the LOC122406484 gene encoding alpha-tocopherol transfer protein-like → MTLLPPTLKQQMRIDEELPPNPEMRKRDIQALREWMAKQPHLPKHMDDGRLEKFLFGCKNSVERCKQVLERYFSARSALPEFFANRDPLLPDIQTCCESIQYFVLPSLTEEGNRVTVFRLVDKTVDKFSVQAITRRMLMVMDTRLVEEAGLSNVMIIDLQGFTAAHFAKCSPTQSFVRRAMLATQDSMPMRLYRVHYIHVPPFINNVLNVFYPLLKEKLIQKFRLHTGGGEELHAYMDKDILPKEWGGKAGTFEELNDAWKKKIEKNRDWYLREEKLSRTDEKVRLPTSASALAKELSGLQGSFRKLNID, encoded by the exons aTGACTCTGCTGCCACCGACGTTGAAGCAACAGATGAGAATCGACGAGGAGTTGCCACCGAATCCGGAAATGAGGAAACGAGACATTCAAGCACTACGCGAATGGATGGCGAAACAGCCTCATTTACCCAAGCACATGG ACGACGGAAGATTGGAGAAGTTTCTGTTCGGCTGTAAAAACAGCGTGGAAAGATGCAAACAAGTGTTGGAAAGATACTTCAGTGCGCGATCAGCTCTGCCCGAATTTTTTGCGAATCGAGATCCACTTTTACCGGACATACAAACCTGCTGCGAATCGAT ACAGTACTTCGTGCTACCATCTCTGACTGAGGAAGGCAATCGGGTCACGGTATTCAGACTCGTTGACAAGACAGTTGACAAGTTTTCTGTTCAGGCCATAACCAGACGCATGTTGATGGTAATGGACACGAGACTTGTCGAGGAAGCAGGATTGTCGAACGTAATGATCATCGATCTCCAG GGTTTCACAGCAGCACATTTTGCTAAATGTAGCCCGACCCAATCCTTCGTACGACGGGCCATGCTGGCAACACAAGACAGCATGCCAATGCGTTTGTATCGCGTTCACTATATTCACGTGCCACCTTTCATCAACAACGTTCTCAATGTATTTTATCCTCTTTTGAAGGAGAAATTGATACAGAAG TTTAGATTACACACTGGTGGAGGCGAGGAATTACATGCTTACATGGACAAGGACATTTTGCCGAAGGAGTGGGGCGGCAAGGCTGGCACGTTCGAAGAACTCAACG ACgcatggaagaaaaaaatcgagaagaaTCGCGATTGGTATCTTCGCGAGGAGAAGCTGAGTCGGACCGACGAGAAAGTGCGACTGCCAACTTCGGCTTCGGCTCTGGCAAAAGAGCTCAGCGGGCTGCAAGGATCGTTTCGTAAGCTCAATATCGATTAG